In the Enterococcus saigonensis genome, one interval contains:
- a CDS encoding NUMOD4 domain-containing protein, with product MINNTVWKPVKDYESLYEVSNTGKVKSLRNKKILALSITTTGYKKVELYKSKKKRSFKVHRLVATAFIENPKKLPIVNHLDGNPFNNCVENLEWCNQKRNMQHAYDIGLIPSKLHKYKKNLLDEYKNTDISLRALAKKYEVSPKSLSRLLRENNVIVRSISDSKDFYKIDKMKMVSMFDNGKGNKEIADFFNVNKGLIATYRCKYKKGVLNL from the coding sequence ATGATTAATAATACAGTTTGGAAGCCTGTTAAAGACTATGAATCCTTATATGAAGTATCTAATACTGGGAAAGTTAAGTCGCTTAGAAACAAAAAAATATTGGCACTGTCAATTACGACTACAGGTTATAAGAAAGTTGAATTATACAAAAGTAAAAAGAAAAGAAGCTTTAAAGTCCACAGGTTAGTAGCTACCGCTTTTATTGAAAATCCTAAAAAACTGCCTATCGTTAATCATTTGGACGGAAATCCATTTAATAATTGTGTCGAAAATTTAGAGTGGTGCAATCAAAAAAGAAACATGCAACATGCATATGATATCGGACTTATACCTAGCAAGTTACACAAGTACAAGAAGAATTTGCTTGATGAATACAAAAATACAGATATTTCACTTAGAGCATTAGCTAAAAAATATGAAGTTTCTCCCAAATCTCTAAGTCGTTTGTTGAGGGAGAATAATGTAATTGTAAGAAGCATTTCGGATTCTAAAGATTTTTATAAAATAGATAAAATGAAAATGGTTTCTATGTTTGATAACGGTAAAGGTAATAAGGAGATAGCAGATTTTTTTAACGTTAATAAAGGATTGATAGCAACATACAGATGTAAATATAAAAAGGGAGTTTTAAATTTATGA
- a CDS encoding FliH/SctL family protein: MAERRMFAKTIIDSDAFLDMPLSSQALYFHLSMRADDEGFINNPKKIQRMIGSSDDDLRILMAKNFILAFESGVIVIKHWKIHNYIRNDRFKPTMYQDEKALLSEKDNKSYSLDGVGIPNDNQLTYQMDTQVRLGKDRLGKDRDRKDITPSEEPPKAKPVRHKYGEYKNVLLTDQDMEKLQTEFPSDWQDRIERLSSYIASTGKTYKNHLATIRNWARKDKAQQAYGQPVKREEMPNWDAQTTASSPSRKAEIEKMMEEFFIDNVEENR; encoded by the coding sequence TTGGCAGAACGTAGAATGTTCGCAAAAACAATAATAGATAGTGACGCTTTTCTGGATATGCCACTATCTTCGCAAGCCTTATACTTTCATCTTTCGATGAGAGCTGATGATGAAGGATTTATTAATAATCCCAAAAAAATACAGCGCATGATTGGTTCGTCAGATGACGATTTGCGAATTTTGATGGCAAAAAATTTTATTTTAGCGTTCGAGAGTGGCGTGATTGTAATAAAGCACTGGAAAATTCATAACTATATTCGCAATGACAGATTTAAACCTACGATGTATCAAGACGAAAAGGCGCTGTTAAGCGAAAAAGATAACAAATCATACTCTCTAGATGGTGTTGGTATACCAAACGACAACCAACTGACATACCAAATGGATACACAGGTTAGGTTAGGTAAGGATAGGTTAGGTAAGGATAGAGATAGAAAAGATATTACGCCTTCGGAGGAACCTCCGAAAGCTAAACCTGTTCGTCACAAATATGGCGAATATAAAAATGTCCTTTTAACAGATCAAGACATGGAGAAACTGCAAACTGAGTTCCCAAGCGACTGGCAAGACCGTATTGAACGACTGTCGAGTTATATCGCATCAACTGGCAAGACCTATAAAAATCATCTTGCAACAATTAGAAATTGGGCGAGAAAAGATAAGGCGCAGCAAGCCTATGGACAACCAGTCAAACGTGAGGAAATGCCGAATTGGGACGCGCAAACGACCGCAAGTAGTCCATCTCGAAAAGCGGAAATAGAAAAAATGATGGAAGAATTCTTCATAGATAACGTGGAGGAAAACAGATGA
- a CDS encoding putative HNHc nuclease, whose translation MMGKLLSADGRKITIELEEAFNQEYLHLLANGEDNYLEVAALDNRGISAKQNALSHALIADVARWQGEYPYWSKIDLKYYYEALSGVWFEHHKATKSDAKKWIDFLIEFVISNNVPLPKVYNYLLDENSWFYQCLKYRRCCICMEQADIAHVDAVGMGRNRRKINHSDFRFMALCRFHHTEQHTVGLTEFFKKYRIILVKLNDEERRKLRIGG comes from the coding sequence ATGATGGGGAAATTGCTATCCGCGGATGGCAGAAAAATAACAATTGAACTTGAAGAAGCATTCAATCAAGAATACTTACATCTACTAGCCAACGGAGAGGATAACTATTTGGAAGTAGCTGCATTAGATAATCGTGGAATATCTGCTAAACAAAATGCGTTATCACACGCTTTAATTGCTGATGTGGCGCGTTGGCAAGGTGAGTATCCTTATTGGTCGAAGATAGATTTGAAATACTACTATGAGGCATTAAGCGGCGTATGGTTTGAACATCATAAAGCAACTAAATCTGATGCAAAAAAATGGATTGATTTTCTAATCGAGTTTGTTATTTCAAATAACGTTCCACTTCCTAAAGTATATAACTATTTACTGGATGAAAATTCATGGTTTTATCAATGCTTAAAATATCGACGTTGCTGCATTTGTATGGAACAAGCAGATATAGCACATGTTGATGCAGTCGGTATGGGTAGAAACAGGAGAAAAATTAACCATTCTGATTTTAGATTTATGGCGTTATGCCGATTTCATCATACAGAACAGCACACCGTAGGGTTAACTGAATTCTTTAAAAAATATCGAATTATTCTCGTAAAATTGAATGATGAAGAACGAAGAAAACTAAGGATAGGAGGGTAG
- a CDS encoding DUF1351 domain-containing protein: MTENPLTVPDMQFEVSYTPSTIKIENEELLESLIEQTTEHYSNQVFKFDAENVAEAKQAKIDLNKIAKMIDDRRKEIKADYSQPLNTFEEKMKRYVERIKKVSDDINSGIKLFDESEKAIRIEKIKIEMEKIAEPLNIESEAIEISTSWINKTAFTTKGEVKGKILDEIHDKMKIVAMQKSQIAADKATITDYAEIAGLDPYAWSGLIDQGWSVADIREKIKQAVEDKRRREQAEKEAEAERQRKKAEYDAAIAEMEREKAVETNQGTLVDPETGELIQAANNEPSVPITEVDDNPTMTVTLQLTASRQKLANLNEYLVENGISVVPVQ, translated from the coding sequence ATGACAGAAAATCCATTAACGGTACCAGATATGCAATTTGAGGTAAGTTACACACCATCAACTATCAAGATAGAAAATGAAGAACTACTAGAAAGTTTAATTGAACAGACGACAGAACACTATAGCAATCAAGTCTTTAAATTTGATGCAGAAAATGTTGCAGAGGCAAAACAAGCCAAAATAGATTTGAATAAAATTGCCAAAATGATTGATGATCGCAGAAAAGAAATTAAAGCTGATTATTCTCAGCCGTTGAATACTTTTGAAGAGAAAATGAAGCGATATGTTGAACGTATCAAGAAGGTATCTGACGATATTAATTCTGGAATTAAGCTTTTTGATGAATCAGAAAAAGCCATTCGTATAGAAAAAATAAAAATTGAGATGGAAAAAATTGCTGAACCGTTAAATATTGAATCGGAAGCTATTGAAATTAGTACTAGTTGGATAAATAAAACGGCTTTTACGACAAAAGGTGAAGTTAAAGGGAAAATACTTGATGAAATTCACGACAAAATGAAAATTGTAGCAATGCAAAAAAGTCAGATAGCGGCTGATAAGGCGACTATTACGGATTATGCAGAAATCGCCGGACTAGATCCATATGCATGGTCAGGTTTAATTGATCAAGGGTGGTCGGTAGCCGATATCCGGGAAAAAATTAAACAGGCAGTGGAAGATAAACGCCGTCGAGAACAGGCAGAAAAAGAAGCGGAGGCTGAACGGCAGCGGAAAAAAGCTGAATATGATGCAGCTATCGCCGAAATGGAAAGAGAAAAAGCAGTTGAGACGAATCAAGGAACTTTGGTTGACCCTGAAACTGGTGAATTAATCCAAGCAGCAAACAATGAACCGTCGGTACCGATAACAGAAGTGGATGATAATCCGACGATGACGGTAACTCTACAATTAACCGCAAGCCGCCAAAAATTGGCAAACTTAAATGAGTACCTCGTAGAAAATGGTATTAGTGTGGTGCCGGTGCAATGA
- a CDS encoding ERF family protein: MDDVKNEVSKNSVTKNLIQKLAEITNEIERIPKNGHNDFHNYDYALESDIKDVVRPLLVAQNLFMLSDEKSRSVTEIKTQKGTQQLVTLEIEYTIFDGDTGETIKFTGFGDGQDAGDKAVYKAKTGALKYALTSLFLIPTGDDPETEGKKPLQPPKTINEEQVKTLEDLIHTVASMSNSNPAQVLGQLKTESGFNKTINKMTEADFGIALQILQKWKKAYAKHLQNKTQPKQENINSIPWGQKQ; this comes from the coding sequence ATGGATGATGTCAAAAACGAAGTAAGTAAAAATAGCGTCACGAAAAATCTAATACAAAAGTTAGCAGAAATTACAAATGAAATTGAAAGAATTCCCAAAAATGGGCATAACGATTTCCATAATTATGACTACGCTTTGGAAAGTGATATTAAGGATGTTGTTCGACCTTTACTAGTTGCACAGAATCTTTTTATGTTGTCTGATGAAAAATCGCGATCTGTAACAGAAATCAAGACACAAAAAGGTACACAGCAATTAGTAACACTTGAAATCGAATATACGATATTTGATGGTGACACTGGGGAGACAATAAAATTTACTGGATTTGGCGATGGTCAAGATGCTGGCGATAAAGCAGTTTACAAAGCTAAAACTGGTGCACTTAAGTACGCATTGACTTCTCTGTTTCTAATTCCGACGGGAGATGATCCAGAAACCGAAGGAAAGAAACCATTACAACCGCCTAAAACTATTAATGAAGAACAAGTAAAAACATTGGAAGATTTAATTCATACAGTAGCATCAATGTCTAATTCAAATCCAGCGCAAGTTTTAGGTCAATTAAAAACTGAATCTGGATTTAATAAGACTATTAACAAAATGACGGAAGCTGATTTTGGGATAGCATTACAAATTTTACAAAAATGGAAAAAGGCTTATGCCAAACATCTTCAAAATAAAACTCAACCAAAACAAGAAAATATAAACTCAATTCCATGGGGGCAAAAACAATGA
- a CDS encoding Rha family transcriptional regulator: protein MNVLEKTITSLEVAEMVGRRHDQVLRDITKIKEHLTDHKSVASELFIESTYEDASGRELPCYLLTKRGCELYSTRMTGAKGTQFALAYIERFNEMETVIKEQSLKIPQSPQEALRLMFQYQENTSEKVEKVEERVTDLEENIVLSAGDYGYVTRRINQRVAEVGRSFGKLTNKQRGELHRDINSGVKKITGVSTRTQLRQKHFQTVLDYITDWEPSTATKTVVRQMSLELGEDNE from the coding sequence ATGAATGTATTAGAAAAAACAATTACAAGTTTAGAAGTTGCTGAAATGGTTGGCAGACGACATGACCAAGTTTTAAGAGATATTACTAAAATTAAGGAACATCTTACTGACCACAAAAGTGTGGCGAGTGAATTATTTATTGAGTCAACCTATGAAGATGCTTCTGGTCGGGAACTACCTTGCTATCTTTTAACAAAAAGAGGTTGTGAATTATATTCAACCCGAATGACAGGAGCTAAAGGTACGCAATTCGCCTTAGCCTACATTGAACGATTTAATGAGATGGAAACAGTTATTAAAGAGCAATCACTAAAAATTCCGCAGTCTCCTCAAGAAGCACTACGATTAATGTTTCAATATCAAGAAAACACAAGTGAAAAAGTAGAAAAAGTTGAAGAACGTGTAACAGACCTTGAAGAAAATATAGTTTTGAGTGCAGGCGATTATGGTTATGTCACACGCCGAATTAATCAACGGGTCGCAGAAGTAGGTCGTAGCTTTGGAAAGTTGACGAATAAACAACGTGGGGAGCTTCATAGAGACATTAATAGTGGCGTCAAAAAGATTACTGGGGTTAGCACTCGAACACAACTAAGACAAAAACATTTTCAAACAGTATTAGACTATATCACCGACTGGGAACCATCAACAGCCACTAAAACCGTTGTACGTCAAATGAGTTTAGAACTAGGTGAAGATAATGAATAG
- a CDS encoding ORF6C domain-containing protein, translating to MDNTPVLRKENKGLEVLQFTLQRQDDQSKVMQEVITAVIEVRDEMVEMRDETKKQFEMMKDENKITRRQAGKLKSAVGKKSAKLVNDLFGKRVSNELFSKKTGHLTRGIYTKLGIEYDVSSYLDIRSIDFEKAKSFVQGLELSDFESYQLRITDKQAETAEKHGDDISFLLEESK from the coding sequence ATGGATAACACGCCAGTTTTAAGAAAAGAGAATAAAGGCTTGGAAGTCTTGCAATTTACACTTCAACGTCAAGATGACCAAAGCAAAGTAATGCAAGAAGTCATTACAGCAGTTATCGAAGTAAGAGACGAAATGGTTGAAATGAGAGATGAAACGAAAAAGCAATTTGAAATGATGAAAGACGAAAACAAAATCACACGTCGCCAAGCAGGAAAATTAAAAAGTGCAGTCGGTAAAAAGTCTGCAAAGTTGGTTAATGACCTTTTCGGTAAAAGAGTATCTAACGAATTGTTTTCCAAAAAGACGGGTCATTTAACACGAGGCATTTATACGAAATTAGGCATTGAATATGATGTTTCAAGTTATTTAGATATCCGCAGCATTGACTTCGAAAAGGCTAAATCTTTTGTTCAAGGCTTAGAATTATCGGATTTTGAAAGCTATCAACTGAGAATAACTGACAAACAAGCTGAAACGGCAGAAAAACACGGAGATGATATTTCGTTCTTGTTGGAGGAATCAAAATGA
- a CDS encoding endonuclease domain-containing protein — MNEITLDDGFFNPYPKMKFSTKEEAKTFWRIMFDCEGGMMELTFSLFDFAGNKPKTSFTKHENAFHLIYPYLERQVTFGLGKGAYKKYGVLKYTADFYDRKNNVVYEIDGDGHNWELQKLKDEKRDLILELEFGIKTIRFSNYDVEKMMLKRIREVGLVGEFFPGTK; from the coding sequence GTGAACGAAATAACTTTAGATGATGGCTTCTTTAACCCTTATCCAAAAATGAAGTTTTCTACAAAAGAAGAAGCAAAAACATTTTGGAGGATAATGTTTGATTGTGAAGGTGGAATGATGGAACTCACATTTTCACTTTTTGATTTTGCGGGAAACAAACCTAAAACAAGTTTTACTAAACACGAAAACGCGTTTCATCTGATATATCCGTATTTAGAAAGACAAGTGACGTTCGGTCTCGGAAAGGGAGCTTATAAAAAGTATGGAGTTTTGAAATACACGGCTGATTTTTATGACAGAAAGAACAACGTTGTTTACGAGATAGATGGTGACGGTCATAACTGGGAGCTTCAAAAACTTAAAGATGAAAAACGAGACTTAATCTTAGAATTGGAATTTGGGATAAAAACAATAAGATTTAGCAACTACGACGTTGAAAAAATGATGTTAAAAAGAATTAGGGAGGTTGGGCTAGTTGGCGAATTTTTCCCTGGAACAAAATGA
- a CDS encoding DUF739 family protein, whose protein sequence is MSFDYSKLSGRIVEKYGTQYNFSIALGLSERSLSLKLNNRVPWKSTELQKAIELLDIPREEIGEYFFNLEVQKV, encoded by the coding sequence ATGAGTTTTGATTATTCTAAGTTGTCAGGAAGAATTGTTGAAAAATATGGAACGCAATATAATTTTTCAATCGCTTTAGGTTTGTCGGAAAGAAGTTTGTCATTAAAGCTGAATAACCGAGTACCATGGAAAAGCACCGAACTTCAAAAAGCTATTGAATTGCTAGACATTCCAAGAGAAGAAATTGGCGAATATTTTTTTAATTTAGAAGTTCAAAAAGTTTGA
- a CDS encoding S24 family peptidase: MKQTTQQRLNQLMSERNLKQVDILNMSLPLQKETGIKMSKSHLSQYVNGKSSPDQYKLYLLAKTLNVSEAWLLGYDVPKEDKENDVPSIETIYNQLDQKRQAKVYNFADRQLREQKYGVADAGKIVPLKRREPKLVDIYGRLSAGGGAYNDKSVIETVEVDSAPPKYDMAFVVSGDSMEPMFEDGEVVFVNETQDIFNGQIAAIEINNEAFIKKIYLEDKRMRLVSLNTDIKADGSRLYPDFYADECDNLFVIGRVIM, from the coding sequence ATGAAGCAAACGACTCAACAACGACTTAATCAGTTAATGTCTGAAAGAAATTTAAAGCAAGTTGATATTCTGAATATGTCTTTACCTTTACAAAAAGAAACTGGAATAAAAATGTCAAAAAGTCATCTATCGCAATATGTCAATGGTAAATCCTCGCCCGACCAATACAAACTTTATTTACTGGCTAAAACTTTAAATGTGAGCGAGGCGTGGTTACTTGGTTACGATGTTCCAAAAGAAGATAAGGAAAATGATGTTCCTTCCATCGAAACCATCTACAACCAGCTCGATCAAAAACGCCAAGCAAAAGTTTACAACTTTGCTGATCGTCAATTAAGAGAGCAAAAATACGGTGTCGCTGACGCTGGTAAGATAGTGCCACTTAAACGACGCGAACCGAAACTAGTAGACATCTACGGACGGTTATCAGCCGGTGGCGGTGCCTATAATGATAAATCGGTCATTGAGACTGTGGAAGTTGATAGCGCCCCACCTAAGTATGATATGGCGTTTGTGGTGTCGGGAGATTCAATGGAACCGATGTTTGAAGATGGCGAAGTGGTCTTTGTCAATGAAACACAAGATATATTTAACGGACAAATCGCAGCGATAGAAATCAACAACGAAGCGTTTATCAAAAAGATTTATTTGGAAGATAAACGGATGAGGTTAGTATCACTCAATACGGATATCAAAGCTGATGGCAGTCGCCTCTACCCTGATTTTTACGCTGATGAATGTGACAACCTATTTGTTATCGGCCGTGTGATTATGTAA
- a CDS encoding putative periplasmic lipoprotein produces the protein MKKVMLGLFLGTVLLTGCSSNEIEGNISVDNDEAIYAYVGGSGKNIDSLEAKTSDGSIFKGEKNGDDFQIAIPFLGVDQNVTVTFKNDDSSLDKDVTIDAKEKIDDYENFAYMMNSVISSINDNAKTSFPESVDDGFMDVASENGVTTTVNVYDGNIIGLEMRTEGDANQELPTILAAFQGVYEAENKRVAEAYNNILESKEETSFTSNGYVFNFEYNGDTLFADVYKD, from the coding sequence ATGAAAAAAGTAATGTTGGGACTATTTTTGGGGACAGTTTTACTAACCGGGTGCTCTTCCAACGAAATTGAGGGAAACATATCTGTGGACAACGATGAAGCAATCTACGCTTACGTTGGAGGCTCTGGCAAAAACATTGATTCTCTGGAAGCAAAAACAAGTGATGGCTCTATTTTTAAAGGTGAAAAAAATGGAGATGATTTTCAGATTGCTATTCCTTTTTTAGGTGTTGATCAAAACGTTACTGTAACTTTTAAAAACGATGATAGCTCACTGGACAAAGACGTAACGATTGATGCAAAAGAAAAAATCGACGACTACGAAAACTTTGCGTATATGATGAATTCCGTTATATCTTCTATCAACGATAATGCTAAGACTTCTTTTCCAGAGTCTGTCGATGACGGCTTTATGGATGTAGCAAGCGAAAATGGCGTGACTACCACTGTTAATGTTTATGACGGAAATATCATTGGCTTGGAAATGCGTACGGAAGGCGACGCCAATCAAGAATTACCTACGATTTTAGCAGCCTTCCAAGGCGTTTATGAGGCTGAAAACAAGCGTGTGGCTGAGGCATATAATAATATTTTGGAAAGCAAAGAAGAAACATCTTTTACATCAAATGGTTATGTATTTAACTTTGAATACAATGGCGATACATTGTTTGCTGATGTTTATAAGGATTAG
- a CDS encoding tetratricopeptide repeat protein translates to MGIFNLFTSSQPKKSTNSSKNALEQAVDNNHRGMSCEKSGNIDKAIMYYERNVTNRFEGNRPYDRLAIIYRKRKDYDNEVRVLETAIDVFKNINSGRQDVAPKLAKFKTRLSKAKELQKKQ, encoded by the coding sequence ATGGGGATATTTAATTTATTTACTAGCAGCCAACCTAAAAAGAGTACAAATAGTAGTAAAAACGCTTTGGAGCAAGCTGTCGATAACAACCATAGAGGTATGAGTTGCGAAAAATCAGGGAACATAGACAAGGCTATTATGTATTATGAAAGAAATGTAACTAACCGCTTCGAGGGGAATCGTCCATACGATAGACTAGCTATTATATATCGTAAAAGAAAAGACTATGACAATGAAGTAAGAGTATTAGAAACCGCAATCGATGTTTTTAAAAACATTAACTCAGGTCGGCAAGATGTAGCACCAAAGTTAGCAAAATTTAAAACAAGGTTATCAAAAGCAAAAGAACTGCAAAAGAAACAATAA
- a CDS encoding tyrosine-type recombinase/integrase, protein MWMETLPDGRFKYIERYKDPYTEKYKRKSIILTSDSKQAQKKAQKLLDEKIGKAEETATLSDINLHNLVEEWFSHHQKVHRIRPSTIRAYKAQQKVIFDKIDKNTLAKNADTKLFQTFFDGLEYSNDYTASIKSQLNNIFKYAYRMGYISENPLEKVQISYAKKDEATREKISNKYLEKDEAEKLIKELYRRPSTYRVGRLAEFMYLTGCRIGEAVILTPTDFNNNLTSASITGTIDYGNGFRAARKGPPKTLMSNRTINLTPRCIKLVERSIDENKLDSLTRNGYLPGEYVFVTKNGTPMIYSSFNRALVRAGERVGLAHKTLTSHIFRHTHVSLLAENGIQLTAIMERVGHEDSDITTKIYTHVTKQMKADITSKLTEIGL, encoded by the coding sequence ATGTGGATGGAGACATTGCCAGACGGCAGATTTAAATATATTGAGCGCTATAAAGACCCGTATACAGAAAAGTATAAACGCAAGTCGATAATCTTGACCAGCGACAGCAAACAAGCGCAGAAGAAGGCACAGAAATTATTGGATGAGAAAATTGGCAAAGCCGAAGAGACGGCCACCTTGTCCGATATCAACCTCCACAATCTTGTGGAAGAGTGGTTTAGTCACCATCAAAAAGTGCATCGGATACGGCCTTCCACAATCCGTGCGTATAAGGCACAGCAGAAAGTTATTTTTGATAAAATCGATAAGAATACACTGGCTAAAAATGCAGACACGAAGCTCTTCCAAACATTTTTTGATGGCTTAGAATACTCAAACGACTATACTGCAAGCATCAAATCGCAGTTAAACAATATATTTAAATACGCCTATCGCATGGGATACATATCAGAAAACCCATTGGAAAAAGTCCAGATATCCTATGCTAAGAAGGATGAGGCGACACGAGAAAAAATCAGCAACAAATATCTCGAAAAAGACGAGGCTGAAAAACTAATTAAAGAACTCTACCGCAGGCCCTCTACCTATCGTGTGGGTAGGCTTGCAGAATTTATGTATTTAACAGGATGCCGCATTGGCGAAGCAGTTATACTTACACCCACCGATTTTAATAACAATTTGACTAGCGCATCTATCACCGGAACAATAGATTACGGAAACGGATTTCGTGCAGCTAGGAAAGGCCCTCCAAAAACACTGATGAGTAATCGGACAATCAACCTGACACCAAGATGTATTAAACTAGTAGAGAGATCTATCGACGAAAATAAATTAGACAGTCTGACACGCAACGGCTACTTGCCAGGTGAGTATGTATTTGTCACCAAAAACGGTACACCAATGATATACTCATCATTTAATCGTGCGCTAGTAAGAGCTGGGGAGCGTGTAGGTCTTGCACACAAAACGCTAACTTCGCACATCTTCCGCCACACGCATGTATCGCTATTAGCTGAAAACGGCATACAACTAACAGCTATCATGGAACGCGTCGGCCATGAGGATTCTGACATCACGACTAAAATCTATACTCACGTCACCAAACAGATGAAAGCAGACATTACATCCAAGTTGACAGAGATAGGACTTTGA
- a CDS encoding HU family DNA-binding protein: MNKADLISAVAEKSGVTKKDATAVLAAIIDTVESTLKSEESVQIMGFGTFETRKRAARKGRNPQTGEEIEIPASVTPAFKPGKQLKDAVK, encoded by the coding sequence ATGAACAAAGCAGATTTAATTTCAGCTGTTGCTGAAAAATCAGGGGTTACTAAAAAAGACGCAACTGCTGTCTTGGCTGCCATCATCGATACTGTTGAATCAACATTGAAGTCTGAAGAAAGCGTACAAATTATGGGCTTTGGTACTTTTGAAACACGTAAACGTGCTGCACGTAAAGGACGTAACCCTCAAACTGGTGAAGAAATCGAAATCCCAGCATCTGTTACACCAGCTTTCAAACCTGGTAAACAATTAAAAGACGCTGTGAAATAA
- a CDS encoding MIP/aquaporin family protein, producing the protein MDYSLMTRLAAEFVGTAFLIMLGNGAVANVDLKGTKGYGSDWMLIAVGYGCGVMIPAMMFGSISGNHINPAFSIGLAVAGMFPWSEVLPYIVAQLLGAIMGQLIVVACYKPYYDQTEDTNHVLGTFSTINSVGSKLNGFVNEFFGSFILFFGAIGITKAPFFQNNLGTAHFALGFLVWTLVASLGGPTGPGLNPARDLGPRILHSILPLKHKGSSQWDYAFVPVLAPILASIVAILLYKGLFL; encoded by the coding sequence TTGGATTATTCACTAATGACACGCCTAGCAGCCGAATTTGTCGGTACAGCTTTTTTAATTATGCTAGGTAACGGCGCGGTAGCAAACGTCGACTTGAAAGGAACAAAAGGATACGGCAGTGACTGGATGTTGATCGCTGTGGGTTATGGTTGTGGTGTCATGATTCCAGCCATGATGTTTGGTTCAATCAGCGGCAACCATATTAATCCAGCTTTTTCAATTGGTTTAGCTGTTGCAGGTATGTTCCCTTGGAGTGAAGTTTTGCCTTATATCGTAGCGCAATTGCTTGGTGCCATTATGGGACAATTAATCGTTGTAGCGTGTTACAAACCTTACTACGATCAAACAGAAGATACAAATCATGTACTTGGAACATTTTCTACGATTAACAGTGTCGGTTCAAAATTAAATGGTTTTGTAAATGAGTTTTTCGGTTCATTCATTTTATTCTTTGGTGCCATTGGCATTACCAAAGCGCCATTTTTCCAAAACAATTTAGGAACTGCGCATTTTGCTTTAGGATTTCTAGTTTGGACATTGGTAGCGTCACTGGGCGGACCAACTGGACCTGGTTTAAATCCTGCCCGTGATTTAGGACCTCGAATTCTTCACAGTATTTTACCTTTAAAGCATAAAGGTTCTTCTCAATGGGACTATGCTTTTGTACCAGTTTTAGCGCCAATTTTAGCCAGTATTGTCGCAATTTTACTATATAAAGGGTTATTTTTATAA